CAGACGACGTGGGGAGGCGTCGTCGCAGCTCTCGCTTGTTTCCCGGCGAAAGCCGCGTGGCTTCCTCGCGCTCTTTTCTCCTTGACCCCCGTTCCCAGGAGTAGGCGTGAAACTGTCCAAGTCCCCGCTCCGTCGTGTGGCCACCGTCGCCGCCGGCGCGGCCCTCGGCCTGGGCGGCCTCGCGGTGTTCGCGGCGCCCGCGTCGGCCCACCACAGCGACATCGAGGCCGGCACGACGTGTGACACCGAGACCGGCAACTGGACGGTGAAGTGGACCGTCTTCGGCTACGCCCCCGAGGGCGTCCCGACCTACCACTTCGAGACCCTGGAAACCGCCGCCATCGGCGGCAAGGCGGGCGAGCTCGTCGGTCTCCACAAGGGTGAGGAATACAAGACCAACACCCCGACCGAGGGCACCCAGGCGCTCTCCGCCGACGTCACCTCGATCACCCTGACCGAGACCGTCCGGTTCTCGAACAACGTCGGCGACACGATCCACACCAAGACGGTGTCCCGCCCGGAGGACTGCAAGAAGGTCGAAGAGACCAAGTCGCCGTCGCCGACCCCGACGACGACCGCGCCGTCCAGCCCGACCGTGACCCCCAGCACCACCGCCAGCGCTCCGGAGGAGCCGCTGCCGGACGACCTGCCGGGTGAGCCCACCCCGATCTACAAGGTCACCTGCGACAGCATGACCTTCGGCTTCGACAACCCGGCCGACGGTGTCGAGATCAAGCTGCACTTCAAGCCCAGCTCGGGCGCCGAGAAGGACCTGGTCATCGCGCCGGGCGAGAAGAAGAGCATCACCCTCGACGCCAAGGCGGGCTTCACCGTCGACGTGACTATCACCCTGAACTACAAGGGCAAGACCTACACCGACACCGAGACCGTCAAGTTCGACGACGAGGCCCCGGCCGACTGTGACAAGGACAGCCTCCCGGTCACCGGTGCCGCCGCGGGCAGCATCGCGGGTGGCGCGGCCGTCCTGCTGATCGGTGGTGGCGCCCTGTTCGTCATGGCTCGCCGTCGCAAGCTCCGCTTCACCGCCTGATAACAGCAGCACCTAGGGCGCGCCGACTCACATGGGTCGGCGCGCCTTTTTCACCCCCCACCCTTTTCCAGGAGCACCCATGAAGAAAGCGCGTTTCCTTCGCGCGGCCGTCGTGCTCGCCAGCGCCCTCCTCGGCGCCGGCGTCATGGCCACCCCGAGCTACGCCGACGAGCCCAACACCGGCGGCACCGGCACGACGAACAACTGCAAGGCGACGGACTTCGACAACGCCGGCTGGGACTTCAAGTCCGAGCCGGGCAAGGCCAAGATCACGGCCAGCCTGAAGAGCACCAGCACCTGTGAGAACGACGTCACGCTGGTCAGCTACCTCGCGCCGCGGCCGGACTTCGCCGTCCCGCAGTACCTCTTCGCGCAGGAGACGTACCACTTCGACGGCAAGCACACCAGCCACGAGTTCGTGGTCGACGTGCCGGACTGCAACACCCAGGTCGACCTCTTCGTGGGCGGCAAGGACGTGGTCATCCCGGAGCTCAAGGAAGGCGGCTCCCGGTACAACGACCTGAAGATCAACTGGAAGAACTTCGGCACCAGCAAGTGCGTCCAGCCGGCCGTGCAGCACACCGAGGCCTGCAACGGTGACGTCACCCTGAACCTGAGCAACAACGGCAAGCTGAGCGGTTACGACGTCACGTTCGTCGTCCGGTACGGCTACCAGACCAAGATGGTCACCGTCGGCAAGGGCAAGAGCGAGGACCTGCTCGTCCCGGCCGGCAGCGGCGCGATCACGGTGACCGCCGACAAGCTCGCCGAGACGAAGATCGAGTGGTCGCGGCCGGCCGAGTGCAAGCCCACCGCCACCGCCACCAACGACTGCAAGACCACCGTCGTCACGGTCAACAACCCCAAGGGCAACGGCGAGGTCCCGGCCAAGGTGACCTACAACGGCGAGACCCAGACCGTCACCGTGCCGGCCGGCAGCTCGAAGGACGTCACCTTCAAGTCCGCCGACGCCACCGTCGACGCCAAGGTCGAGTTCCCGGACACCAGCCTCGAGGGCATCACCGTCCAGGTCGAGCTGGGCAAGTGCTCCACCCCGGAGGAGCCCACCACCCCGGTGACCACCAGCCCGGCGGCCACCCCGTCGGCCACCACCTCGGCGACCCCGTCGCAGACCGCGTCGGCCTCGGCCTCGGCCTCGACGAGCCCGGCCGCCGCGACCCCGAGCACCAGCGAGACCGAGGGCGGCGCCCTGGCGCTGACCGGTTCGAACTCCAGCACCATCGCCGGTGGCGCGGTCGTGCTGCTGCTGGTCGGCGCCGGCCTGTTCTTCATGGCCCGTCGCCGGAAGCTGAACTTCAAGGCCTGATCACCACCGGGCCCTGAGTGAGGGGGCGTCGGCCTAACGGCCGGCGCCCCCTCTCCATGGGGCGAAGGAGCCGTCGGGCAGCGGCGGGAACTCGTGGACGGCGACCACCGCGGAGACCGGCAGAGGGCCGTACACATGGGGGAACTGCCGGCCCGAAGGGTCGGGTGGGCTGCCGTCCTCCCAGACCACCGGGACGTCGACAGCGGTCTCGTCGATCTCCAGGAGCACGAGGTCGGTCCGGCCGCGGAACCGCAGCGTGGCCGGCACGTGCACCCACTCCGGATCGGAGCAGTGGAGGAACCCCTCGCTCGCCAGCGTGTCGCCCCGGTAACTGTCCGAAACCGACTCCCACACGGAACGTGGGCAGAGGTGCAGGATCATCCCTTCTCCAAATACTCGGCGCGGTCCTCGTCGACCAGCGCGGCCACCGAGGCGGCCAGCGCCGGGTGCCCGGTCAGATCGGGGTCGTCGCCGACCAGCTCGGCCGCCTCGACCCGGGCTTCCTTGATCAGTTTCTCGTCCCGCAGCAGCGAG
This window of the Actinoplanes oblitus genome carries:
- a CDS encoding LAETG motif-containing sortase-dependent surface protein, with the translated sequence MKKARFLRAAVVLASALLGAGVMATPSYADEPNTGGTGTTNNCKATDFDNAGWDFKSEPGKAKITASLKSTSTCENDVTLVSYLAPRPDFAVPQYLFAQETYHFDGKHTSHEFVVDVPDCNTQVDLFVGGKDVVIPELKEGGSRYNDLKINWKNFGTSKCVQPAVQHTEACNGDVTLNLSNNGKLSGYDVTFVVRYGYQTKMVTVGKGKSEDLLVPAGSGAITVTADKLAETKIEWSRPAECKPTATATNDCKTTVVTVNNPKGNGEVPAKVTYNGETQTVTVPAGSSKDVTFKSADATVDAKVEFPDTSLEGITVQVELGKCSTPEEPTTPVTTSPAATPSATTSATPSQTASASASASTSPAAATPSTSETEGGALALTGSNSSTIAGGAVVLLLVGAGLFFMARRRKLNFKA
- a CDS encoding DUF952 domain-containing protein: MILHLCPRSVWESVSDSYRGDTLASEGFLHCSDPEWVHVPATLRFRGRTDLVLLEIDETAVDVPVVWEDGSPPDPSGRQFPHVYGPLPVSAVVAVHEFPPLPDGSFAPWRGGAGR
- a CDS encoding LPXTG cell wall anchor domain-containing protein — its product is MKLSKSPLRRVATVAAGAALGLGGLAVFAAPASAHHSDIEAGTTCDTETGNWTVKWTVFGYAPEGVPTYHFETLETAAIGGKAGELVGLHKGEEYKTNTPTEGTQALSADVTSITLTETVRFSNNVGDTIHTKTVSRPEDCKKVEETKSPSPTPTTTAPSSPTVTPSTTASAPEEPLPDDLPGEPTPIYKVTCDSMTFGFDNPADGVEIKLHFKPSSGAEKDLVIAPGEKKSITLDAKAGFTVDVTITLNYKGKTYTDTETVKFDDEAPADCDKDSLPVTGAAAGSIAGGAAVLLIGGGALFVMARRRKLRFTA